The Juglans microcarpa x Juglans regia isolate MS1-56 chromosome 8S, Jm3101_v1.0, whole genome shotgun sequence genome has a window encoding:
- the LOC121245085 gene encoding serine/threonine-protein phosphatase 2A 65 kDa regulatory subunit A beta isoform, with product MAMIDEPLYPIAVLIDELKNEDIQLRLNSIRRLSTIARALGDERTRKELIPFLSENNDDDDEVLLAMAEELGVFIPYVGGVEFANVLLPPLETLCTVEETCVRDKAVESLCRIGAQMREQDLVEYFIPLVKRLAAGEWFTARVSSCGLFHIAYPSAPETLKTELRTIYSQLCQDDMPMVRRSAATNLGKFAATVEAAYLKTDIMSIFEDLTQDDQDSVRLLAVEGCAALGKLLEPQDCVAHILPVIVNFSQDKSWRVRYMVANQLYELCEAVGPEPTRSDLVPAYVRLLRDNEAEVRIAAAGKVTKFCRILSPELAIQHILPCVKELSTDSSQHVRSALASVIMGMAPVLGKDATIEQLLPIFLSLLKDEFPDVRLNIISKLDQVNQVIGIDLLSQSLLPAIVELAEDRHWRVRLAIIEYIPLLASQLGVGFFDDKLGALCMQWLKDKVYSIRDAAANNVKRLAEEFGPEWAMQHIIPQVLDMINNPHYLYRMTILHAISLLAPVMGPEITCSKLLPVVINASKDRVPNIKFNVAKVLQSLIPIVDQSVVEKSIRPCLVELSEDPDVDVRFFATQALQSSDQVMMST from the exons ATGGCCATGATTGATGAGCCTCTCTATCCAATTGCCGTCCTAATCGACGAGctaaaaaatgaagatattcAGCTCCGATTAAACTCGATCCGCCGGCTCTCCACAATTGCTCGTGCCCTTGGGGACGAGAGGACCAGGAAGGAGCTGATTCCTTTTCTCAGCGAGAAcaatgatgacgatgatgaagTTCTTCTTGCAATGGCCGAGGAATTGGGGGTGTTCATTCCCTATGTTGGAGGTGTTGAGTTTGCGAATGTGCTGCTTCCACCATTAGAAACTCTCTGCACAGTTGAAGAAACGTGTGTGAGGGACAAAGCAGTGGAGTCCTTGTGTAGAATTGGGGCGCAAATGAGGGAACAGGACTTGGTTGAGTACTTCATTCCTCTGGTTAAG AGACTGGCTGCTGGTGAGTGGTTTACTGCTCGAGTCTCCTCATGTGGCTTGTTCCATATTGCTTATCCGAGTGCCCCAGAGACGTTAAAGACTGAGCTACGAACAATTTACAGTCAGCTTTGTCAAGATGACATGCCTATGGTTAGGAGATCTGCTGCAACAAACCTGGGAAAATTTGCTGCTACTGTTGAAGCTGCATATTTGAAAACCGACATTATGTCTATATTTGAGGATCTGACTCAGGATG ATCAAGATTCTGTTCGGTTACTGGCCGTTGAAGGTTGTGCAGCACTTGGAAAGTTGTTGGAACCTCAAGATTGCGTGGCACATATTCTCCCTGTCATAGTTAATTTCTCACAG GATAAATCTTGGCGTGTCCGTTATATGGTGGCAAATCAATTATATGAACTATGTGAAGCCGTAGGTCCTGAACCTACCAg GTCGGACCTGGTACCTGCATATGTTCGGCTGCTTCGTGATAATGAGGCTGAAGTACGCATAGCTGCTGCTGGAAAAGTTACTAAGTTCTGCCGGATATTGAGTCCAGAACTCGCAATTCAGCATATTCTTCCCTGTGTGAAG GAACTGTCAACAGACTCGTCTCAGCATGTTCGTTCTGCATTGGCTTCTGTTATAATGGGAATGGCACCAGTTTTAGGAAAG GATGCTACAATTGAGCAACTGcttcctatttttctttcccttttaaaGGACGAGTTTCCTGATGTCCGGCTGAATATTATCAGCAAGCTTGATCAAGTTAACCAG GTCATTGGAATCGATCTACTGTCACAGTCTCTCTTGCCAGCAATTGTTGAGCTTGCAGAGGATAGACACTGGAGGGTTCGGCTTgcaataatagaatatatacCTTTGTTGGCAAGTCAATTGGGTGTAGGTTTTTTTGATGACAAGCTCGGTGCCCTTTGCATGCAATGGTTAAAAGATAAG GTTTACTCAATTCGTGATGCAGCTGCAAATAATGTGAAACGCCTCGCAGAAGAATTTGGCCCAGAGTGGGCAATGCAGCACATAATTCCACAG GTCTTGGACATGATTAACAACCCCCACTATCTGTATCGGATGACCATTCTACATGCAATTTCTCTACTTGCTCCTGTGATGGGCCCGGAAATTACTTGTTCCAAACTTCTGCCCGTGGTCATCAATGCATCAAAAGATAG GGTTCCTAACATCAAGTTCAATGTGGCTAAAGTGTTGCAGTCACTTATTCCCATAGTTGATCAGTCT GTGGTGGAGAAATCAATTCGTCCATGTCTGGTTGAACTGAGTGAGGATCCGGATGTTGATGTCAGGTTCTTTGCTACCCAAGCACTACAGTCAAGTGATCAGGTCATGATGTCTACCTAG
- the LOC121245086 gene encoding pentatricopeptide repeat-containing protein At5g47360 gives MALSSISKFLSFSLLLKTAKFSTVKSSAASSAEKFYTHMQINGTQNIEKTLATVNAKLDPKCVSEVLHRCHPNQSQMGLRFFIWVGIQPNYRHSSFMYSKACELFDLNRNPRVVADVIEDYRVQGCVVGAKVFKVVLNLYREARLANEALWVLTKMKDFGLRADTTVYNVVIRLFCEKGDMDKAEELTNEMGLNDLYPDMITCVAMIRGFCRVGRSEDACGLVEVMRGRGCLPNAVMYSALLHGICRWGSLEKALELLGKMEKVGGECSPNVVTYTSVIQSLCDKSQTIEALKILDRMEAFGCSPNRVTVSSLIKGLCVEGHVEEAYKVIDKVVAGGSVSYGDCYSSLILSLVKLKKLEDAEKLFREMLASGVKPDSLACSILIKELCLEGRMLDGFRLCDEIEKMKVLSSVDSDLYSIILVGLCQQSHLVEAARLAQLMLKKGIRLKASYTESIVEHLKQFEDEELVKHLSEIGK, from the coding sequence ATGGCACTTTCTTCAATCTCTAAATTCCTCTCGTTCTCGCTTCTCCTCAAAACCGCAAAATTCTCAACAGTAAAATCCTCTGCTGCTTCCTCTGCAGAAAAATTCTACACTCACATGCAGATAAATGGTACCCAAAACATAGAGAAAACCCTGGCCACAGTTAATGCCAAATTGGACCCCAAATGCGTCTCCGAGGTCTTACATAGATGTCACCCAAACCAATCCCAAATGGGTCTTAGGTTTTTCATTTGGGTTGGCATTCAACCCAATTATAGGCACAGTTCATTTATGTACAGCAAAGCTTGTGAATTGTTCGACCTTAATCGAAATCCTCGCGTCGTTGCTGATGTTATTGAGGATTATAGGGTTCAGGGCTGTGTGGTTGGTGCTAAGGTATTTAAGGTGGTTTTGAACTTGTATAGGGAAGCTAGGCTGGCTAATGAGGCTTTGTGGGTGTTGACAAAAATGAAGGATTTTGGTTTGCGGGCTGATACTACGGTCTACAATGTGGTTATAAGGTTGTTTTGTGAAAAGGGTGATATGGATAAGGCAGAAGAGTTGACGAATGAGATGGGTTTGAATGATCTTTATCCCGATATGATCACCTGTGTTGCAATGATTAGAGGGTTTTGTAGGGTCGGTAGGTCAGAGGATGCTTGTGGATTGGTTGAGGTTATGAGGGGGCGGGGGTGTCTGCCTAATGCTGTGATGTATTCGGCCCTTCTTCATGGGATTTGTAGGTGGGGGAGTTTGGAGAAGGCATTAGAATTGTTGGGTAAGATGGAGAAAGTAGGTGGGGAATGTAGTCCGAATGTTGTTACATATACGTCTGTGATTCAGAGTTTGTGTGATAAAAGTCAGACAATAGAGGCATTGAAGATTCTGGACAGGATGGAAGCTTTTGGGTGTTCTCCAAATCGCGTTACGGTTAGTAGTTTGATAAAGGGTCTTTGTGTGGAGGGGCATGTAGAAGAGGCTTACAAGGTGATTGATAAAGTTGTTGCAGGAGGCAGTGTTTCATATGGTGATTGCTATAGTTCTCTAATACTGTCGTTGGTAAAACTTAAAAAACTTGAGGATGCAGAGAAGCTCTTTAGAGAGATGCTTGCTAGTGGTGTCAAACCTGATAGTTTGGCATGTAGCATTTTGATAAAGGAGCTTTGTTTGGAAGGACGGATGCTAGATGGGTTTCGGTTATGTGACGAAATTGAGAAGATGAAGGTCTTGTCTTCTGTGGATTCTGatctttattctattattttagttgGGCTTTGTCAACAAAGCCATTTGGTGGAGGCCGCAAGGCTTGCACAGTTGATGCTCAAGAAAGGAATTAGATTGAAAGCTTCTTATACTGAAAGTATAGTTGAACACCTGAAGCAATTTGAAGACGAGGAGCTAGTTAAGCACTTGAGTGAGATTGGAAAATAA